Proteins from a single region of Methanoculleus horonobensis:
- a CDS encoding DUF1614 domain-containing protein, translating into MDRVVFNPFSPLMILFFFGLLVLFLLAVIVFPILFLSAIGATFTRLGFSWWQALLILFLTLIGSFINIPVRTLEGRPGVPAYDRYAVMYGRLYRIPQQAPRTVLAVNAGGALIPVAISLYLLYESVVISEGYLLFALALVGVAVVTVVTKLVARPVPGLGIATPFFIPPLAALFAALILSLFAGGVPGSSVIIAYVSGTLGTLIGADLLNLHHIAELGAPTASIGGAGTFDGIFLTGIIAALLA; encoded by the coding sequence ATGGACCGGGTAGTCTTCAACCCCTTCTCCCCGCTGATGATTCTCTTCTTCTTCGGACTGCTCGTTCTCTTTCTCCTCGCCGTCATCGTCTTTCCGATCCTCTTCCTCTCGGCGATCGGAGCGACTTTCACGCGGCTCGGGTTCTCCTGGTGGCAGGCGCTCCTCATCCTCTTCCTGACGCTTATCGGGAGTTTCATCAATATCCCGGTGAGGACGCTTGAGGGTCGGCCGGGGGTGCCGGCCTACGACCGCTACGCCGTGATGTATGGACGGCTCTACCGCATCCCGCAGCAGGCGCCGCGAACCGTCCTCGCGGTCAACGCCGGCGGCGCCCTCATCCCGGTGGCGATATCGCTCTACCTGCTTTATGAGTCGGTCGTGATCAGCGAAGGTTACCTGCTCTTCGCCCTCGCGCTTGTCGGGGTCGCGGTCGTGACCGTCGTAACGAAACTCGTCGCCCGCCCGGTGCCGGGGCTCGGGATCGCGACGCCGTTCTTCATCCCGCCGCTCGCGGCGCTTTTTGCGGCGCTGATCCTCTCGCTCTTTGCGGGCGGCGTCCCGGGCTCGTCGGTGATCATCGCCTACGTGAGCGGGACACTCGGCACCCTGATCGGGGCGGACCTCTTGAACCTCCACCATATCGCGGAACTGGGAGCGCCGACGGCGAGCATCGGCGGGGCGGGGACGTTCGACGGGATCTTTTTAACCGGGATCATCGCGGCGCTTCTAGCGTGA
- the mntA gene encoding type VII toxin-antitoxin system MntA family adenylyltransferase antitoxin, with protein MNHFVRHALERMGTIEGFEKVRFIILYGSVAEGRARERSDIDLCVYYDGDREEAARFRFAALSELADDRYDIQIFSHLPLYLRTEVLRGTVIYCLDERFLYDVAYRTIREFDDFKHRLYDYIGKEAMT; from the coding sequence GTGAATCATTTTGTCCGGCACGCACTGGAGCGGATGGGAACCATCGAGGGCTTCGAGAAGGTCCGCTTCATCATTCTTTACGGCTCCGTTGCCGAAGGGCGGGCGAGAGAGAGATCCGACATCGACCTCTGCGTCTACTACGACGGAGACCGCGAGGAAGCAGCCCGGTTCAGGTTTGCGGCGCTCTCCGAACTCGCCGACGACCGCTATGACATCCAGATCTTCTCCCACCTGCCGCTCTATCTCCGGACGGAAGTCCTCCGCGGAACGGTGATCTACTGTCTCGACGAGCGTTTCCTCTATGATGTTGCGTACCGAACGATCCGGGAATTCGACGATTTTAAGCACCGGTTATACGACTACATCGGCAAGGAGGCGATGACGTGA
- a CDS encoding type II toxin-antitoxin system HicA family toxin: MPEHRIRPVSWNQLVKNLQALGFEGPCQGGRHPFMVKGDLVLTIPNPHGREISVDLLVRILRQAGVSREEWSRLAG; this comes from the coding sequence GTGCCGGAGCATAGGATCAGACCCGTCTCATGGAACCAACTTGTTAAGAATCTTCAGGCCCTGGGATTCGAGGGGCCGTGCCAGGGAGGCAGACACCCGTTCATGGTGAAAGGAGATCTCGTTCTGACCATCCCAAACCCGCACGGTAGAGAGATCAGCGTCGACCTGCTCGTGCGCATTCTCCGGCAGGCGGGCGTATCCCGTGAAGAATGGAGCCGGCTCGCCGGGTAG
- a CDS encoding type II toxin-antitoxin system HicB family antitoxin encodes MILEYINAALEHARYEIIEDDEPYYGEIPELPGVFATGRTLEECRRNLAGVIDEWLVIRLRRGLPIPPIAGRTVEEVVRVDTGAGA; translated from the coding sequence ATGATCCTTGAGTATATCAACGCGGCACTCGAACACGCCCGCTACGAGATCATCGAGGACGATGAACCGTATTACGGAGAGATCCCGGAACTTCCCGGAGTCTTTGCAACCGGCAGGACGCTCGAAGAGTGCAGGAGGAACCTTGCCGGCGTCATCGACGAATGGTTGGTTATACGACTCCGGCGCGGCCTCCCGATACCTCCGATCGCCGGCCGCACGGTGGAAGAGGTCGTCAGGGTTGATACGGGTGCCGGAGCATAG
- a CDS encoding TIM barrel protein, with product MIDHNLGGTVRLDDEETLALLAGLYDDGAIRHIQVQAVPLPRQFFLERLDRIAASGIPAVIHAPHHNHGVNPCAPAAYDDRPLTEIEEYIEEMMTRTLEAADTLGAETIVLHAGRYEPGGRLAAVEAFAHFLDRHADPRLALENLPAVYAGYPLLGNTAEELAALAGIRITRFCLDFPHLACTTNYRRLSFADELNKFEDLDVVLHHLSNIRLASITDEHLELDRPDGGLDLTAVFARLRRHPAVPTTLEYKEDSADVYARQVKVFAGLWKDRAGE from the coding sequence ATGATTGATCACAATCTCGGCGGCACCGTGCGCCTCGACGACGAAGAGACGCTTGCCCTGCTCGCGGGCCTCTACGACGACGGCGCAATCCGCCACATCCAGGTGCAGGCCGTCCCCCTGCCCCGGCAGTTCTTCCTCGAACGCCTCGACCGGATCGCCGCGTCCGGCATCCCGGCCGTCATCCACGCGCCCCACCACAACCACGGCGTCAACCCCTGCGCCCCCGCCGCCTATGACGATCGTCCGCTCACGGAGATCGAGGAGTACATCGAGGAGATGATGACCCGGACGCTCGAAGCCGCCGACACCCTCGGGGCAGAGACGATCGTCCTCCACGCCGGCCGGTACGAGCCGGGCGGGCGGCTCGCCGCCGTGGAGGCATTCGCCCACTTCCTCGACCGCCACGCCGATCCCCGCCTTGCCCTCGAGAACCTTCCCGCGGTCTACGCCGGCTACCCCCTCCTCGGGAACACCGCCGAAGAACTCGCGGCGCTTGCAGGCATCAGGATCACCCGGTTCTGTCTCGACTTCCCCCATCTTGCCTGCACCACGAACTACCGCCGCCTCTCGTTTGCGGATGAGTTGAATAAGTTCGAAGACCTCGACGTGGTTCTCCACCACCTCTCGAACATCCGGCTTGCCTCGATCACCGACGAGCACCTCGAACTCGACCGTCCCGACGGCGGCCTCGACCTCACAGCGGTCTTTGCCCGGCTGCGGCGGCACCCCGCCGTCCCGACGACACTCGAGTACAAGGAGGACTCTGCGGATGTCTACGCCCGGCAGGTGAAGGTCTTTGCCGGGCTCTGGAAAGACCGTGCCGGGGAGTGA
- a CDS encoding thymidylate synthase, with amino-acid sequence MRIIRAPTLARAHELAVRTVLEKGWVLDTENDEATIECEVLALEVESPESEPMASPASRFQQRFLDVYAENLLKGSDAKFEYDYHRRLFDWGETLTVNGEDVHVDQIDYIARKLRQAPNSRRAVAITWNPVVDENLDDCPCLQLVQCLVRDGKLQMKVVFRSNDILSAAGSNMYALVRLQKMIADRLGVPCGRYTHIALVPHVYYRRDINDIEPFCRSGAEIRPVAEVCRACGKCPRSSGA; translated from the coding sequence ATGCGGATCATTCGGGCGCCTACGCTCGCACGGGCACACGAACTGGCGGTCAGGACCGTCCTCGAGAAAGGATGGGTGCTGGATACCGAGAACGACGAGGCGACGATCGAGTGCGAGGTACTCGCGCTGGAGGTGGAGTCGCCGGAGAGCGAGCCGATGGCAAGCCCCGCCTCAAGGTTCCAGCAACGGTTCCTGGACGTCTACGCCGAGAACCTCCTCAAGGGTTCCGACGCGAAGTTCGAGTACGACTACCACCGGCGGCTCTTCGACTGGGGCGAGACCCTCACGGTGAACGGCGAGGACGTCCACGTCGACCAGATCGACTACATCGCCCGGAAACTCAGGCAAGCCCCGAACTCCCGGCGGGCGGTCGCGATCACCTGGAACCCCGTCGTCGACGAGAACCTGGACGACTGCCCCTGCCTCCAGCTCGTCCAGTGCCTGGTGCGGGACGGGAAACTCCAGATGAAGGTCGTCTTCAGGAGCAACGACATCCTCTCCGCCGCCGGCTCCAATATGTATGCGCTCGTCCGCCTCCAGAAGATGATCGCGGACAGGCTCGGCGTGCCCTGCGGGCGCTACACCCACATCGCGCTCGTCCCCCACGTTTACTACCGCCGGGATATCAACGATATCGAGCCGTTTTGTAGATCAGGCGCCGAGATCCGGCCTGTTGCCGAAGTCTGCAGGGCCTGCGGAAAGTGCCCGCGCTCGTCCGGGGCATAA
- a CDS encoding MEMAR_RS02690 family S-layer glycoprotein — protein MKSMTKLMVVAMILAAALVVAPAAARTVDSLNTTIYVGEEGINFVGNFSDIQSLRHYSGDTEDNVITVTDASSFDLTASDVDGIYGSYRVYNATAANGSVIIRAPSVTVDVMLNQSGKNPSQLKDSVGGKSITRQNEVIFKLTNNLGGFAGYVGPKNNISIDVTLPGGGVVRQLKTVSLENIPANGTNWYSANVSMAGLEAGTYTVQANWPSASDFYGKGFNSNTVTFELLTKSLAVTSSKDSLVRGNSFSVTVTGESKETYRLFIKPDTALGPDEYPFIVAGQAGVDYTSANPTRNVTVETTAGGVRSVQFNTNTTTDDRTYTIRVESLTDPTGTYDEVKVKVEKGSVTITASGTGTYYIGEEVTLSGTCTDNATTVHLFMTGPNLASANGVNILTLQPVTNNATGTFKTADVESDDTWSLKWNTGDIATQGGALDSGGYTIYAVSKPLDKSKLSDAQYATASIQLRSGFITATSSGAVVARGDDLTLTGTAQGDPDFVKVWIFGKNKQILGDSATVEDDGSFEYELKGGDTSNLAAGQYFVVIQHPMMNKEFDINTNATAGWIVGRGVSGFAPVYIRGLQASDAATALINALDSPNIDDTYVKLTFLVEEPNIWIDAIGDKAAGSTFTITGTTNLAVGDTLNVEVTSAAFQPTSKSEASGFGSVAGTTEVKQGDGANTWSFEVDGASFKPDQYIVKIESIETSTTSTATFNVVEAVPTTQATPTATATGEVTPTATTTTEATPTQSPGFGALLALAGLGAVAFLVLRRD, from the coding sequence ATGAAGAGTATGACAAAATTGATGGTGGTCGCCATGATCCTCGCGGCTGCGCTGGTCGTTGCACCGGCTGCGGCACGGACGGTTGATTCGCTCAACACCACCATCTATGTAGGCGAAGAAGGCATAAACTTCGTAGGCAACTTCTCGGACATCCAGAGCCTTCGCCATTACAGTGGCGATACGGAAGACAATGTCATCACGGTCACCGATGCCAGCAGCTTCGATCTGACCGCATCTGACGTTGATGGGATATATGGCAGCTACAGGGTGTACAATGCCACTGCTGCTAACGGATCCGTCATCATCAGGGCGCCCTCAGTGACGGTTGACGTCATGCTGAACCAGTCCGGCAAGAACCCTTCCCAACTGAAGGACTCGGTGGGCGGCAAATCCATCACGCGCCAGAATGAGGTTATCTTCAAGCTGACCAACAACCTGGGCGGTTTCGCTGGATACGTCGGCCCCAAGAACAACATCAGCATTGATGTTACCCTGCCCGGCGGCGGTGTGGTCCGTCAGCTTAAGACCGTGAGCCTGGAGAACATCCCTGCAAACGGTACGAACTGGTATTCCGCTAATGTATCCATGGCCGGTCTCGAAGCAGGCACCTACACTGTCCAGGCGAACTGGCCTAGCGCGTCTGACTTCTACGGCAAGGGCTTTAACTCCAACACCGTGACCTTTGAGCTCCTCACCAAGTCACTTGCCGTCACGTCCAGCAAGGACAGCCTTGTTCGTGGCAACAGTTTCTCTGTGACGGTCACCGGTGAGTCGAAGGAGACATACCGGTTGTTCATCAAGCCCGACACAGCTCTTGGTCCCGATGAATACCCGTTTATCGTAGCCGGCCAGGCTGGCGTTGATTACACCAGTGCTAACCCAACCCGGAACGTAACTGTTGAGACCACCGCCGGCGGCGTGAGGTCTGTCCAGTTCAACACCAACACGACCACCGACGACCGGACGTACACTATCCGTGTCGAGAGTCTCACCGACCCGACCGGCACTTACGACGAGGTCAAGGTAAAGGTCGAGAAGGGAAGCGTTACCATCACGGCGTCCGGCACCGGTACCTACTACATCGGTGAGGAAGTCACTCTCTCCGGCACCTGCACCGACAACGCCACGACGGTTCACCTCTTCATGACCGGTCCGAACCTTGCATCCGCAAACGGCGTCAACATCTTGACCCTACAGCCTGTGACGAACAACGCTACCGGTACGTTCAAGACCGCGGATGTTGAGAGCGACGACACCTGGTCGCTCAAGTGGAACACCGGCGACATTGCGACACAGGGAGGCGCTCTTGATTCCGGCGGCTACACGATCTACGCTGTCTCGAAGCCCCTGGACAAGAGCAAACTCTCCGACGCCCAGTACGCCACGGCTTCTATCCAGCTCCGGTCCGGGTTCATCACCGCGACCTCGAGCGGTGCAGTCGTTGCGAGGGGTGACGACCTGACGCTCACCGGAACCGCACAGGGCGACCCAGATTTCGTCAAGGTCTGGATCTTCGGCAAGAACAAGCAGATACTCGGGGATTCCGCAACCGTTGAGGATGACGGCAGCTTCGAGTATGAACTCAAGGGTGGCGATACCAGCAATCTCGCTGCAGGCCAGTACTTCGTGGTCATCCAGCACCCGATGATGAACAAGGAGTTCGACATAAACACTAATGCTACTGCTGGCTGGATCGTCGGCCGGGGTGTCTCCGGCTTTGCTCCTGTATATATCAGAGGGCTCCAGGCCTCCGATGCGGCGACCGCGCTGATCAACGCCCTTGACTCCCCGAACATCGACGACACCTACGTGAAGCTCACGTTCCTCGTCGAAGAGCCGAACATCTGGATCGACGCGATCGGCGACAAGGCTGCAGGCAGCACGTTCACGATCACCGGCACGACCAACCTCGCCGTCGGCGACACGCTGAACGTTGAGGTCACCTCCGCTGCGTTCCAGCCGACCTCCAAGAGCGAGGCCTCCGGCTTCGGCTCGGTTGCCGGCACAACGGAAGTCAAGCAGGGCGACGGTGCGAACACCTGGTCGTTCGAGGTTGACGGTGCGAGCTTCAAGCCCGACCAGTACATCGTCAAGATCGAGTCCATCGAGACCAGCACGACTTCGACCGCGACCTTCAACGTAGTCGAGGCAGTCCCGACAACTCAGGCTACCCCGACCGCGACCGCGACCGGTGAGGTCACCCCGACCGCTACCACGACCACTGAAGCTACCCCCACCCAGTCCCCCGGATTCGGAGCACTCCTTGCTCTGGCCGGCCTTGGTGCGGTTGCCTTCCTGGTCCTGCGTCGGGATTAA
- a CDS encoding GNAT family N-acetyltransferase, which yields MKIARLATSKTHQRKGIGSLMLREVLALTIMISGYVGCRIITVDAKPGSVGFYEKFGFKRAMSKRSDPVPTVPMYMDYHRLLEEEPRIG from the coding sequence ATCAAAATCGCCCGACTGGCAACATCAAAAACGCATCAGAGAAAAGGCATTGGTTCTCTGATGCTCCGCGAGGTCCTGGCGCTCACAATAATGATATCCGGGTATGTCGGATGTAGGATCATCACGGTGGATGCAAAACCCGGCTCCGTGGGCTTTTACGAGAAATTTGGGTTCAAACGGGCAATGAGCAAACGTTCCGATCCTGTCCCTACTGTCCCTATGTACATGGACTATCATCGACTGCTGGAGGAGGAGCCCCGAATTGGGTGA
- a CDS encoding nucleotidyltransferase family protein produces MSLHAELLKRRDEILEIAARHGARTLRVFGSVARGEETPASDLDLLVEFEPGRSLLDHIALAQDLQDLLGRDVDVVTEKGLHWYIRDRVCREAVPL; encoded by the coding sequence ATGAGTCTGCATGCGGAACTGCTCAAAAGAAGGGATGAGATCCTCGAGATCGCAGCCAGACATGGTGCCCGCACCCTCAGAGTCTTTGGATCGGTGGCCCGGGGTGAGGAGACCCCGGCAAGCGACCTCGACCTCCTCGTCGAGTTCGAGCCCGGAAGGAGCCTCCTTGACCACATTGCCCTCGCCCAGGATCTGCAAGACCTGCTTGGCCGTGATGTCGACGTGGTGACCGAGAAAGGACTGCACTGGTATATCAGGGATCGCGTCTGCCGGGAGGCCGTGCCGCTGTGA
- a CDS encoding HepT-like ribonuclease domain-containing protein: protein MSDDCLYLIHILESIERIEDYTREGRDVFMNSPMAQDAVIRNFEIIGEAVKQIPVFLKEEHPDIPWRRIAGLRDVLIHQYMSVDLEAVWAITGEDLPEFKRAVAEILAGLQGR from the coding sequence GTGAGTGACGACTGCCTCTATCTCATCCATATCCTCGAGTCGATAGAGCGGATTGAGGATTATACGCGAGAAGGGCGAGACGTGTTCATGAACTCCCCGATGGCACAGGACGCGGTGATACGGAACTTTGAGATTATCGGCGAGGCGGTGAAACAGATTCCGGTATTTCTGAAGGAGGAACATCCAGATATCCCGTGGCGCCGGATTGCGGGTCTTCGTGACGTCCTGATCCACCAGTACATGAGTGTGGACCTGGAGGCCGTTTGGGCTATCACCGGAGAAGATCTCCCTGAGTTCAAGCGGGCAGTTGCGGAGATCCTTGCTGGACTGCAGGGCCGCTGA
- a CDS encoding AMP phosphorylase: MKLTVKLLDIANRGVLLHSTDARNMRVRDGDRVLVADEATGKTAQAHVDTTGSLIEPGVIGVYRPLNATLAVDEGAVVVVRSAERPASLRHIKKKMDGGRFTKDETVDIVRDIVDDILSPGEITAYVTASYINGLDMDEVEYLTRATVETGERLHFTRHPIVDKHSIGGVPGNKITLLIAPIIAASGLLIPKTSSRAITGAGGTADLMEVLAPVSFTATEVQQMTEKVGGVIVWGGATNIAPADDKIITYEYPLRIDARGQMIASVMAKKFAVGADLVVIDIPVGRNTKIPDPQEGRKLAREFIEIGERLGMRVECALSYGESLVGHTIGPNLEVREALAVLEGATEPSSLVQKSLSLSGIALEMAGKAAQGQGYQAAAELLRSGKALEKMRQIIEIQGGDPTVKAEDIVPGEYRFDVRAPQDGYVIELNNSALVTLARLAGSPYDHGAGLEIHAKKGTRVKKGDPIFTIYAEREWRLERAIEVGRTLMPVVVEGMVLERIPSERWV; this comes from the coding sequence ATGAAACTGACCGTGAAACTACTCGACATCGCAAACCGTGGGGTTCTCCTCCACAGCACCGACGCCAGGAACATGCGGGTCCGCGACGGCGACCGCGTTCTGGTCGCCGACGAGGCGACCGGAAAGACCGCCCAGGCCCACGTCGACACCACCGGCTCGCTCATCGAGCCGGGTGTCATCGGGGTCTACCGCCCGCTGAACGCGACGCTTGCCGTCGACGAAGGGGCCGTTGTCGTGGTCCGGAGTGCCGAGCGGCCCGCATCCCTCCGGCACATCAAGAAGAAGATGGACGGCGGCCGGTTCACCAAGGACGAGACCGTGGATATCGTCAGGGATATCGTCGACGACATCCTCTCGCCCGGCGAGATCACCGCCTACGTCACCGCGTCGTACATCAACGGCCTCGACATGGACGAGGTGGAGTACCTGACGAGGGCCACGGTCGAGACCGGGGAGCGCCTCCACTTCACCCGGCACCCCATCGTCGACAAGCACTCCATCGGGGGCGTGCCCGGGAACAAGATCACCCTCCTGATCGCGCCGATCATCGCCGCGAGCGGCCTTTTGATCCCGAAGACCAGTTCCCGCGCCATCACCGGCGCCGGCGGGACCGCCGACCTCATGGAAGTTCTCGCGCCGGTCTCATTCACGGCGACCGAGGTGCAGCAGATGACCGAGAAGGTCGGAGGTGTCATCGTCTGGGGCGGCGCCACGAACATCGCCCCCGCTGACGACAAGATCATCACCTACGAGTACCCGCTCCGGATCGACGCCCGGGGCCAGATGATCGCGAGCGTCATGGCGAAGAAGTTTGCCGTCGGCGCCGACCTCGTGGTCATCGACATCCCGGTCGGTCGCAACACCAAGATCCCGGACCCCCAGGAGGGCCGGAAACTCGCCCGGGAGTTCATCGAGATCGGGGAACGGCTCGGCATGCGGGTCGAGTGCGCGCTCAGTTATGGGGAGTCGCTCGTCGGCCACACCATCGGCCCGAACCTCGAGGTGCGTGAAGCCCTCGCCGTCCTCGAAGGCGCGACCGAACCGAGTTCCCTGGTCCAGAAGAGCCTCTCGCTCTCCGGGATTGCGCTCGAGATGGCCGGGAAGGCCGCACAGGGGCAGGGGTACCAGGCGGCCGCAGAGCTACTCCGGAGCGGGAAGGCGCTCGAGAAGATGCGGCAGATCATCGAGATCCAGGGCGGTGATCCGACCGTGAAGGCCGAGGATATCGTTCCGGGCGAGTACCGGTTCGATGTCCGGGCGCCGCAGGACGGCTACGTCATCGAACTGAACAACAGCGCGCTCGTCACGCTCGCCCGGCTCGCGGGGTCGCCCTACGATCACGGCGCGGGGCTCGAGATCCACGCAAAGAAGGGGACCCGGGTCAAGAAGGGCGACCCCATCTTCACCATCTACGCCGAGCGGGAATGGCGGCTCGAACGTGCGATCGAGGTCGGCCGGACGCTGATGCCGGTGGTTGTGGAAGGTATGGTACTTGAACGTATCCCATCCGAGCGCTGGGTGTAA
- a CDS encoding carboxypeptidase regulatory-like domain-containing protein: MKKSRLVIVLLISCALLCCTAQAVTLRISVVDDRTDDALADASIYIDGDYVGSTNSAGTYSYAHSGKKDLYLKVVRKGYRNWVEYVDYDATRVEIDMIREDATLMFELYDAGTLNPIVGGVVRVTGNDYSDSEVSGSSGSVNFPVKANELYNAEIRASGYHDLSKSVQMESSSRTVQCLLFSNDILGIQVLDVETSTPLKGAEVYIDNARAGETDADGRLQFHLERAKRYSFRITAPDYQPYQESRYLEVDDVFLPVRLSKSEYPVSITVFNEATKPVEAAEIYLNGTLQGKTSQYGRFMLSNIHAGTYELVVRAPGYADWSETRQITGQGEDIVAELGYDRASVTIRASDPENNPVAGAVVVIDGQVIGVTDGLGSLKTPLVTNKVHAVTAACEGYRNISIDADIPLGIAETTIPLVLEKDFNVWVLVAGVGVVAVLLLAAVMVVRYRRAGRNRGKPRRPDSL, translated from the coding sequence ATGAAGAAAAGTCGTCTCGTCATAGTTCTTCTGATCTCCTGCGCCCTCCTCTGCTGCACGGCGCAGGCGGTCACCCTGCGCATCAGCGTGGTCGACGATAGGACCGATGACGCGCTTGCCGATGCCTCGATATACATCGATGGGGACTACGTGGGGAGCACCAACTCCGCTGGAACCTACTCCTACGCCCATTCCGGGAAGAAGGACCTGTACCTGAAAGTCGTCCGGAAAGGCTACCGGAACTGGGTGGAGTACGTCGATTATGACGCGACCCGCGTCGAGATCGATATGATCCGGGAGGACGCGACCCTCATGTTCGAGCTCTACGATGCGGGTACCCTGAATCCGATCGTAGGCGGCGTGGTGCGCGTTACGGGTAACGATTACTCAGATTCCGAAGTCAGCGGGAGCAGCGGGAGCGTGAACTTCCCGGTGAAGGCGAATGAGTTGTACAACGCCGAGATCCGCGCTTCGGGATACCATGACCTCTCAAAGAGCGTGCAGATGGAGAGCAGCAGTAGAACCGTCCAGTGCCTGCTCTTCTCCAATGATATCCTGGGCATCCAGGTGCTGGACGTCGAGACCTCCACCCCGCTCAAGGGTGCGGAGGTGTATATCGACAACGCGCGCGCAGGGGAGACCGATGCCGACGGCAGACTGCAGTTCCACCTGGAGCGTGCGAAGAGGTACTCCTTCAGGATAACGGCGCCCGACTACCAGCCCTACCAGGAGAGCCGCTACCTGGAGGTGGACGACGTCTTCCTCCCGGTACGTCTCTCGAAGTCGGAATACCCCGTCTCGATAACGGTCTTCAACGAGGCGACGAAGCCGGTCGAAGCGGCTGAGATCTATCTCAACGGGACGCTGCAGGGCAAGACCAGCCAGTACGGCAGGTTCATGCTCTCCAATATCCATGCAGGCACCTACGAACTCGTGGTGCGGGCGCCCGGTTACGCGGACTGGAGCGAAACCCGCCAGATCACCGGACAGGGCGAGGATATCGTCGCCGAGCTTGGTTACGACCGGGCGAGCGTGACCATCCGCGCGTCAGACCCTGAGAACAACCCGGTTGCCGGAGCGGTCGTCGTCATCGACGGACAGGTCATCGGAGTGACCGACGGCCTGGGTTCCCTCAAGACACCGCTCGTCACGAACAAGGTGCATGCCGTCACCGCTGCCTGTGAGGGTTACCGGAACATATCGATCGATGCCGATATCCCGCTCGGCATAGCCGAAACCACCATTCCGCTGGTCCTGGAGAAAGATTTCAACGTCTGGGTGCTCGTGGCCGGTGTCGGGGTTGTTGCCGTGCTTCTCCTTGCAGCGGTCATGGTCGTGCGATACAGGCGGGCCGGGCGGAACCGGGGCAAGCCGCGCCGTCCGGACAGCCTGTAA